The Rhizobium brockwellii genomic interval GTATCCGCGGTACTCCAGACGCTTTAGCGCTTCGAGCAGTCGCTGCGACACCGAGTGCCGCCCTACGATCCCGACAATCCCACACATTTATCTGTCTCCGTTGTAGTGTGCCAAAGGACGCAGGTGCCACGAGGTTTTGTACCGCGACCCATTTGCGGAACCTTCTAATCGCATCCGGTAAGATGTTTAAAATCGATTGTTGTGATTGCGCACATCCAAATCATGGATGCAGCTTGCCCCATTGTACCGAGACCCGCTCAATGCAGGTGGAGATGTCGCATCAACCCTTCATTGAATTGATCGCGAAACACCTCGCCTTCTCAACTGAGTTCAGTTTCCACTGGTTCGACGAGACGTGCAAAGCCCACATATGTGCATCCGTCAGAAAGCCGTCGTGGTTGCCGTTGGCCGGTCTGATATCCAAGATTTAAGCATCAACCACCCCGCATCGGCTTGGTGGCAAGTGGGAGTTTTGGTTCACAAGCACCGCCTTGACTATGGCGTTCTCAGCGGCTTGCCTCAGCGCTTCAACCGAGCCGGATTTCCCATGGCCTTTTCCCCCGCGGGTATATCGCGGGTGACTACGCTTCCGGCGCCGATGACGGCGTTGTCGCCGATCGTCACCCCTGGGAGAATAATTGCTCCACCACCAATCCAGACATCTTTACCAATCCGGACAGGCCGACCTAGCTGCAGACCAGCCTGCCGCTGCTCGGGATCATGCGGGTGGTCGGCGGTGTAAATCTGCACAGCCGGCCCGACTGCCGTCCCAGCACCGATCGTCACTTCTGCTACGTCAAGGATCACGCAGTTGAAATTGATGTAAACGTAGGCACCAAGCCTGATGTTAAAGCCGTAGTCGCAATGAAATGGCGGACGAATGACGGCTCCAGTTCCGACCTCTCCTAGTCGCTCCAGAAGAAGTGCGTTCCAATGCTCGGCCGTACTTCCCAGAGTATCATTATATCTCTTCAGCCAAGCTCCCGTGGCCAACAGGTCCGTCTGAATCTCCTCGTCCGCCGGGTTGTACATCTCGCCCGCCAGCATCTTTTCTTTTTGAGTGCGTGTCATTGTCTGTTCTCAGATCGCGTTCATCGATGAAGTTGTTAGTCCTCTGACGCCCGGCTTGAACGAGGTTCAGATAAGCTCCTCTTCTCGACGCTCAACATCGCATGGCGCAGAAGAGAAGTCCCGGCAGGAATCGGTCGACAACGCGGCGTTTGCGTGGTCCAGAGGGTCGTCCGACAGCAGTGGATTGAAAGTGGCAGTGACCAGCCCGGCCGGCAAGCGGAATCGACAGCAGGTGTAGTTGAAGAGCCGCTCCGAGACCCGGAGCGGGCGCTCTTTCCAGCCGGTTTTTTGGATGATCATAACTCCGGAACGCAACCATATTTTCCTCGCCCCGCCTTGTGAGCAATCCCCGGCGAGCCGTTGTGGGCTAACCATTGGTGCGAATTGACCTGCATTAGTAACAGCACCCCAGTTAGCTTCTCTCCAGCGGCCCTCGCGGTTGCGGCTGGAACCATTCACGGCCACATCGTCCGCCCCTTCACACCTGTCTGAATGCCAGGACGGCGTTGGTGCCTCCCATAGCGAACGCATTGCTCATCGCTACGCGCACCTTGCGCTCACGCGGGACATTGGGCGTGACATCGAGATCGCACTGCGGGTCAGGCTCACGATAGTTGGCGGTGGGCGGTATGACACCTTCTTGGATCGCCATTATACAGGCAATCATTTCAAGTGCACTGGCGGCACCCAGGCAATGGGCGTGCATGGACTTGGTGGAGGAGACGGACATCTGAAAAGCGTGGTCTCCGAAGACGCGCTTGATCGCTGCCGTCTCCATCTCGTCATTCGCAACGGTGCCGGTGCCGTGTGCGTTCAGGTAGTCTACATCGTCCGGGTTTAGCTCGGCATCGGCGAGGCAGCTGCGCATTGCGGCCTCCGGTCCCTCGATGGAGGGCATGACAATGTCGTAGGCATCGCCGGAGAGTCCGATTCCGGCAACCTCGGCAAGCATAGTCGCACCGCGGGCAGTGGCGTGCTCGTAGCTTTCCAGGACAGCCATTCCGGCACCCTCGCCAAGGACAACACCTTTTCTGTCGGCGGAGAACGGGCGACAGGTATCAGGGGCAAGCACGCGCAGTGCCTCCCATGATTTCAGGACGCCCCATGTGAGCGGCGCATCGCTTCCCCCGGCAAGCATGACGTCTGCACGGCCCAGCCTGATCTGATCTACCGCGGAAGCGATGGCATGATTGCCCGCCGCGCAAGCGGAGGTGACGCCGAAGACGGGGCCGCGCAGGCCGAGATAAATGCTGACCTGGCCGGCAGCCGCGCTTGGCATTCCCTTGGGTGCTGTGAAAATGCGCGCGCGGGTCACTCCGTCTAGAAGGATACTGCGGTATGTTTCTTCAATCGTTCCCCAGCCGGGCCCGCCGACGCCCATCGCGGCGCCGTAGCGGTGGGCATTTTGTTCATTGGTGGAAAGCCCGGCCTGTCGCATGGCTTCGGTTGCAGCAATCACTGCAAGCAGGCTGAAGCGGTCCATAGAGACAAGCTGTTTGCGAGGGATGTCGTGTCCCGGTATCGCCCTGATTTCGGCACCAACGGTGCCTTCCATATCATAGAGATCTGTGGTGATGATCGGGCTGATTGCGGAGCGGCCTTCGCGCATTTCTTTCCAAATAGATGAAGCGTTTGTTCCTAATCCGCATAGTCCGCCAATCCCCGTGATTACGACGCGCCTATCCATCACGCCTCCTTCGCGATCAAGCCGCGAACAGCTTCGACGACATCGCCGATATTTTTCAGATTAGACCAGGCATCGGTCGTGTTCATCTCGATCCTGATGCCGTAGGCCTGCTCCAGGTCCCAGAGCACATCGGCCAAAGCCAGGGAATCGATGCCAAGGGAAGTCAATTCGCTATCAGCGGTGATTTCTCCGATTGCTACAGGAATCCTCCCACCGTTTTCAGATTGGGCGAGATTTTTGATTGCGGCAATAATTTCTACTGTGAGCTGATCGGCCATCTTAGTCCTTTCAATCATTTCAAACTGGCGCGGCTGATTATCCCGGCCTAGCAACCCTTGAGCACGCTCGATGCTCTCACGGAGGGACCGGCCCTACGTCTGGCTCTGTGCTATGGGGCACGCAGAAGAATTGGTAAAATTGATTGATTGGATCGAATTCATCCAGAATATGGATGATGTGAGCCCTTTTTTGTAGAATTTCCGGCCTCTCGGACGGCCAGAACTGCGTGCGAGATATCTGGGGGTCGGATGTCAAGCGCCAGATATCAGATGTTGAGAGGCAGGCGGGATCAGGACTGGCCTGCCGACCTAGGTCTATGACAATCGCCCGGGATAGCACGAGTAGAAACGCAGCAATGGACCAATGGCCACTTTGATTACGTCACGGGTTGACCACCCAGAGGAACCAAGACTGCGAAATTGGCAGAGTCGCCAGAGCGTGGGACGACAAATTTGACTGAAGCTCGACCGGGACTACATCGCTCTGGCCTTTTGAAAGTCACCTTCGACGGATGCCTCAATGCGCGAAGCCTCCTCCAATATTATGTTGCGCATCCAGATGTTCCCAGGGTCGGAATTGTGAAGCAAGGGCCACTGTATAGCCTCCGTGAATGAGAGAGGAGGCAGCGGATGATCTACGATCTGAAGGGGAATCGTCGGTTCGAAATGTCTGACAAGCCGCAAGGGAAGGGTTGATATCCGATTCGTCCCCTGAAGTAGTATCGGGATCGCGTTAAAGCCCTGGACCACGATTTCGATACGCCGCTTAAAACCGTGCTCCAGCAACAGCCATTGTTCAACGGATGGCTTCAAAGTACGCCCAAACATGGTCGCGACGTGTCCCAGCGACATGAATCGCTCAAGGGAAAGCTTCCCGTGCAGCTGCTGATTGTTAGGGCAGCCGACACATACGAGTTTCTCCCCAAACAGCTTCGCACTGGGATGAGGGGCTGACATGAACTGTTTTGGAAGGATCAAAAAATCCACATCTCCGCCATGGAGACGTTCGTCCGGATAATCAATCATGTGGAGTAATTCAAAACTGACGCCGGGCGCCTCTCGCGCTACGCGCTTTATGACCTTTTCGAAGAATACCAGCGTCATGAAATCGGACAGTACGATTCTGAAGCGCCGGTCAGATTCCGCCGGGACCAATGGATCCCACGCAATGACAGAGAGCTGAATCTGAAGCAGAGCTTCGCGAACTGCAGGGGCGAGCGCCTCGGCTCGCGGTGTCGGGACAAGTCTGCGCTGCTGCATCACAAACAGCTCGTCATTGAAGTAGGCGCGCAACCTGCCGATGGCTGCGCTCATGGCTGGTTGACTGAGGTTGATGCTGCGCGCTGCCGCGGTGAGCTTTCGCTCGGTCATCAAAGCATCGAGCGCCACGA includes:
- a CDS encoding sugar O-acetyltransferase, with product MTRTQKEKMLAGEMYNPADEEIQTDLLATGAWLKRYNDTLGSTAEHWNALLLERLGEVGTGAVIRPPFHCDYGFNIRLGAYVYINFNCVILDVAEVTIGAGTAVGPAVQIYTADHPHDPEQRQAGLQLGRPVRIGKDVWIGGGAIILPGVTIGDNAVIGAGSVVTRDIPAGEKAMGNPARLKR
- a CDS encoding beta-ketoacyl-[acyl-carrier-protein] synthase family protein → MDRRVVITGIGGLCGLGTNASSIWKEMREGRSAISPIITTDLYDMEGTVGAEIRAIPGHDIPRKQLVSMDRFSLLAVIAATEAMRQAGLSTNEQNAHRYGAAMGVGGPGWGTIEETYRSILLDGVTRARIFTAPKGMPSAAAGQVSIYLGLRGPVFGVTSACAAGNHAIASAVDQIRLGRADVMLAGGSDAPLTWGVLKSWEALRVLAPDTCRPFSADRKGVVLGEGAGMAVLESYEHATARGATMLAEVAGIGLSGDAYDIVMPSIEGPEAAMRSCLADAELNPDDVDYLNAHGTGTVANDEMETAAIKRVFGDHAFQMSVSSTKSMHAHCLGAASALEMIACIMAIQEGVIPPTANYREPDPQCDLDVTPNVPRERKVRVAMSNAFAMGGTNAVLAFRQV
- a CDS encoding phosphopantetheine-binding protein; translated protein: MADQLTVEIIAAIKNLAQSENGGRIPVAIGEITADSELTSLGIDSLALADVLWDLEQAYGIRIEMNTTDAWSNLKNIGDVVEAVRGLIAKEA
- a CDS encoding LysR family transcriptional regulator — translated: MRFKGLDLNLLVALDALMTERKLTAAARSINLSQPAMSAAIGRLRAYFNDELFVMQQRRLVPTPRAEALAPAVREALLQIQLSVIAWDPLVPAESDRRFRIVLSDFMTLVFFEKVIKRVAREAPGVSFELLHMIDYPDERLHGGDVDFLILPKQFMSAPHPSAKLFGEKLVCVGCPNNQQLHGKLSLERFMSLGHVATMFGRTLKPSVEQWLLLEHGFKRRIEIVVQGFNAIPILLQGTNRISTLPLRLVRHFEPTIPLQIVDHPLPPLSFTEAIQWPLLHNSDPGNIWMRNIILEEASRIEASVEGDFQKARAM